The Micromonospora sp. M71_S20 genome window below encodes:
- a CDS encoding tetratricopeptide repeat protein: MSDPRITSSIFTRGAVDLSALRTPAPAPARPAAPAQSAPSAEFPGSAGGGVAVIDVSEATFQSEVLERSLTTPVIVDFWAEWCEPCKQLSPVLERLAAEGGGAWVLAKVDVDANPRIAQMFRVQGIPMVYAVVGGQPIDAFSGVVPEAQLRQWIQAVLKAGGVSVAEPEDPRLDEADDALMSGDLDAAERAYRKILAESPADAAAEAGLAQVGLARRVAGADPGAAIAAAQANPDDVEAQLLAADIEVLSGQAEAAYARLVGVVRRTAGEEREKVRQHLVSLFTVAGPEDPAVASARRALASALF, from the coding sequence ATGAGCGACCCACGGATCACCTCGTCGATCTTCACCCGCGGCGCGGTCGACCTCAGCGCGCTGCGCACCCCCGCACCGGCCCCCGCCCGCCCCGCCGCCCCGGCACAGTCCGCCCCCTCCGCCGAGTTTCCCGGCAGCGCCGGTGGCGGCGTCGCCGTCATCGACGTGAGCGAGGCGACATTCCAGTCCGAGGTTCTCGAGCGCTCGCTCACCACACCGGTGATCGTGGACTTCTGGGCCGAGTGGTGCGAGCCGTGCAAGCAGCTGAGCCCCGTGCTGGAGCGGTTGGCCGCCGAGGGCGGCGGCGCCTGGGTGCTCGCCAAGGTCGACGTGGACGCCAACCCGCGGATCGCCCAGATGTTCCGCGTACAGGGCATCCCGATGGTCTACGCGGTGGTCGGCGGCCAGCCGATCGACGCCTTCTCCGGAGTGGTGCCCGAGGCTCAGCTTCGGCAGTGGATCCAGGCGGTGCTCAAGGCCGGTGGCGTGAGCGTCGCCGAGCCGGAGGACCCGCGCCTCGACGAGGCCGACGACGCCCTGATGAGCGGCGACCTCGACGCGGCCGAGCGGGCGTACCGCAAGATCCTCGCCGAGTCGCCCGCGGACGCCGCGGCGGAGGCGGGCCTCGCCCAGGTCGGGCTCGCCCGCCGGGTGGCCGGGGCCGACCCGGGCGCGGCGATCGCCGCCGCCCAGGCGAACCCCGACGACGTCGAGGCCCAGCTCCTGGCCGCCGACATCGAGGTGCTCAGCGGTCAGGCCGAGGCGGCGTACGCCCGCCTGGTGGGCGTGGTCCGCCGCACCGCCGGTGAGGAGCGGGAGAAGGTACGCCAGCACCTGGTCAGCCTCTTCACGGTCGCCGGCCCGGAGGACCCCGCGGTCGCCTCGGCGCGCCGGGCCCTCGCCAGCGCCCTGTTCTGA
- a CDS encoding methylmalonyl-CoA mutase has protein sequence MNADEIAAGRARWQARYDAARKRDADFTTLSGMPVDPVYGPPEGVAYPGFERIGWPGEYPYTRGLYPTGYRGRTWTIRQFAGFGNAQQTNERYKMILGAGGGGLSVAFDMPTLMGRDSDDPQALGEVGHCGVAIDTAADMEALFDGIDLAGVTTSMTISGPAVPVFCMYLVAAERQGADLSKLDGTLQTDIFKEYIAQKEWLFDPEPHLRLIGDLMEYCAREIPRYKPLSVSGYHIREAGSTAAQELAYTLADGFGYVELGLSRGLDVNVFAPGLSFFFDSHVDFFEEIAKFRAARRIWARWLRDVYGATSEKALWLRFHTQTAGVSLTAQQPVNNVVRTAVEALAAVLGGTNSLHTNALDETLALPTDESAEIALRTQQVLMEETGVTNVADPLGGSWYVEALTDKIEAEAEEIFARIRQLGGEGPHRIGPMTSGILRGIEDGWFTGHIAESAFVYQQALEKGDKRIVGVNCHTGTVAKDLEILRISHEVELEQRRVLAERKAGRDGAAVKAAIERMVAVGRTDGNMIPAMLDAVRAEATLGEICDALRAEWGVYREPARF, from the coding sequence ATGAACGCCGACGAGATCGCCGCCGGACGGGCGCGCTGGCAGGCCCGCTACGACGCCGCGCGCAAGCGGGACGCCGACTTCACCACGCTCTCCGGGATGCCCGTCGACCCGGTCTACGGGCCGCCGGAGGGTGTCGCCTACCCGGGCTTCGAGCGCATCGGCTGGCCGGGCGAGTACCCGTACACCCGGGGCCTCTACCCGACCGGCTACCGCGGGCGGACCTGGACGATCCGGCAGTTCGCCGGCTTCGGCAACGCGCAGCAGACCAACGAGCGCTACAAGATGATCCTGGGCGCCGGCGGCGGGGGCCTCTCCGTCGCCTTCGACATGCCCACGCTCATGGGCCGGGACTCCGACGACCCGCAGGCGCTCGGCGAGGTGGGCCACTGCGGCGTCGCCATCGACACCGCCGCCGACATGGAGGCCCTCTTCGACGGCATCGACCTGGCCGGCGTCACCACGTCGATGACCATCTCCGGGCCGGCCGTGCCGGTGTTCTGCATGTACCTGGTGGCCGCCGAGCGGCAGGGCGCCGACCTGTCCAAGCTGGACGGCACGTTGCAGACGGACATCTTCAAGGAGTACATCGCGCAGAAGGAGTGGCTCTTCGACCCGGAGCCGCACCTGCGCCTGATCGGCGACCTGATGGAGTACTGCGCCCGGGAGATCCCGCGCTACAAGCCGCTCTCGGTCTCCGGCTACCACATCCGCGAGGCCGGCTCGACCGCCGCGCAGGAGCTGGCGTACACCCTCGCCGACGGGTTCGGCTACGTCGAGCTGGGGCTCTCCCGGGGGCTGGACGTCAACGTCTTCGCGCCCGGCCTGAGCTTCTTCTTCGACTCGCACGTCGACTTCTTCGAGGAGATCGCCAAGTTCCGGGCCGCCCGCCGGATCTGGGCCCGCTGGCTGCGCGACGTCTACGGCGCGACCAGCGAGAAGGCGCTCTGGCTGCGGTTCCACACGCAGACCGCCGGGGTGTCGCTGACCGCCCAGCAGCCGGTCAACAACGTGGTGCGTACCGCCGTGGAGGCACTCGCGGCGGTGCTCGGCGGCACCAACTCGCTGCACACCAACGCCCTGGACGAGACCCTGGCGCTGCCCACCGACGAGTCCGCCGAGATCGCCCTGCGTACCCAGCAGGTGCTGATGGAGGAGACCGGGGTGACCAACGTGGCGGACCCGCTGGGCGGGTCCTGGTACGTCGAGGCGCTCACCGACAAGATCGAGGCCGAGGCGGAGGAGATCTTCGCCCGGATCCGGCAGCTCGGTGGCGAGGGCCCGCACCGGATCGGCCCGATGACCTCCGGCATCCTGCGCGGCATCGAGGACGGCTGGTTCACCGGCCACATCGCCGAGTCCGCCTTCGTCTACCAGCAGGCGCTGGAGAAGGGCGACAAGCGGATCGTCGGCGTCAACTGCCACACCGGCACGGTCGCCAAGGACCTGGAGATCCTGCGCATCTCGCACGAGGTGGAACTGGAGCAGCGCCGGGTGCTCGCCGAGCGGAAGGCCGGCCGCGACGGGGCCGCCGTCAAGGCCGCGATCGAGCGGATGGTCGCCGTCGGCCGGACCGACGGCAACATGATCCCGGCCATGCTGGACGCCGTACGCGCGGAGGCCACCCTCGGCGAGATCTGCGACGCCCTGCGCGCCGAGTGGGGCGTCTACCGCGAACCCGCCCGCTTCTGA
- a CDS encoding Asp23/Gls24 family envelope stress response protein, whose protein sequence is MGDEATQELSVTPDAVPGGTTLVSDEVVEKIAVAAARSVPGVVELGGDVARFFNAVLDKVGLDQVGDARRGCSAHVTNGAAVVNLVIVIEAGRAVPQVTADVRAQVAGAVEAYGLRVDEVNIRVDDVALGGSAEPVA, encoded by the coding sequence ATGGGCGACGAGGCGACGCAGGAGCTGTCGGTGACGCCGGACGCGGTGCCGGGCGGGACGACGCTCGTCTCCGACGAGGTGGTGGAGAAGATCGCGGTGGCCGCCGCGCGGTCCGTGCCCGGGGTGGTCGAGCTGGGCGGGGACGTGGCCCGGTTCTTCAACGCGGTGCTCGACAAGGTCGGCCTCGACCAGGTCGGCGACGCCCGGCGCGGCTGCTCGGCCCACGTCACGAACGGCGCGGCGGTGGTCAACCTGGTCATCGTGATCGAGGCCGGCCGCGCGGTGCCGCAGGTGACCGCCGACGTCCGGGCGCAGGTCGCCGGGGCGGTCGAGGCGTACGGACTGCGGGTCGACGAGGTCAACATCAGGGTCGACGACGTGGCACTGGGCGGTTCCGCCGAGCCCGTCGCGTGA
- the meaB gene encoding methylmalonyl Co-A mutase-associated GTPase MeaB yields the protein MLVERARAGDPRAVARLITLVESGDETLPRIAAALAPYAGQAQVVGLTGSPGVGKSTTTNELVRALRARGHRVGVLAIDPSSPFTGGAILGDRVRMQDHATDPGVYIRSMSSRGHLGGLSAATPQAVRVLEGAGCDVVLVETVGVGQAEVEVASLADTTLVLLAPGMGDAIQAVKAGILEIADVFVVNKADRDGADATYRDIQGMIALGERGPGQWRPQVVRAIASRGEGIDDIAAAIDKHRGWLVEHGELRRRQEARAAAEVEAIALGVLRARIGSLRDGTELPALAAKVAEGALDPYAAADELLAQLGS from the coding sequence ATGCTGGTCGAGCGGGCCCGCGCGGGCGATCCCCGCGCGGTGGCCCGGCTGATCACCCTGGTCGAGTCGGGCGACGAGACGCTGCCGCGGATCGCGGCGGCCCTCGCGCCGTACGCCGGCCAGGCCCAGGTGGTCGGGCTGACCGGCTCGCCCGGGGTGGGCAAGTCGACCACCACCAACGAGCTGGTCCGGGCGCTGCGCGCCCGCGGTCACCGGGTGGGCGTGCTGGCCATCGACCCGTCCAGCCCGTTCACGGGCGGGGCGATCCTCGGCGACCGGGTCCGGATGCAGGACCACGCCACCGACCCGGGCGTCTACATCCGGTCGATGTCCAGCCGGGGCCACCTGGGCGGGCTGTCGGCGGCCACGCCGCAGGCGGTGCGGGTGCTGGAGGGCGCCGGCTGTGACGTGGTGCTGGTGGAGACCGTGGGCGTCGGGCAGGCCGAGGTGGAGGTCGCCTCGCTGGCCGACACCACGCTGGTGCTGCTCGCCCCGGGCATGGGTGACGCGATCCAGGCGGTCAAGGCCGGCATCCTGGAGATCGCCGACGTCTTCGTGGTCAACAAGGCCGACCGGGACGGCGCCGACGCCACCTACCGCGACATCCAGGGCATGATCGCCCTGGGCGAGCGCGGCCCGGGTCAGTGGCGGCCGCAGGTGGTGCGCGCGATCGCCTCCCGGGGCGAGGGGATCGACGACATCGCCGCCGCCATCGACAAGCACCGTGGCTGGCTGGTCGAGCACGGCGAGTTGCGCCGCCGCCAGGAGGCGCGGGCCGCCGCCGAGGTCGAGGCGATCGCGCTGGGCGTGCTCCGCGCCCGGATCGGTTCCCTGCGCGACGGTACGGAGCTGCCGGCGCTCGCCGCGAAGGTGGCCGAGGGCGCCCTCGACCCGTACGCGGCGGCCGACGAGCTGCTCGCCCAACTCGGCTCCTGA
- a CDS encoding acetyl-CoA C-acetyltransferase: MASVIVSGARTPMGRLLGNLKDLPATRLGGVAIKAALERAGVAPDQVQYVIMGQVLQAGAGQIPARQAAVEAGIPMSVPALTVNKVCLSGLDAIALADQLIRAGEFDIVVAGGMESMTNAPHLLLGQRGGYKYGDVVVKDHMALDGLTDAWDSCAMGESTERHNGRHGITREEQDAFAAASHQRAAAAQKNGHFADEITPVVIPQRKGDPLVISEDEGIRPDTTVESLAKLRPAFAKDGTITAGTSSPISDGAAAVVVMSKAKAKELGLTWLAEIGAHGNVAGPDNSLHSQPSNAIQHALKKGGLGIEDLDLIEINEAFAQVGIQSTRDLGVSPDKVNVNGGAIALGHPIGMSGARLVLTLALELKRRGGGTGAAALCGGGGQGDALIIHVPAPGESGH; this comes from the coding sequence ATGGCTTCGGTGATCGTCAGCGGCGCGCGGACCCCGATGGGGCGCCTGCTGGGCAACCTCAAGGACCTCCCGGCGACCAGACTCGGCGGCGTGGCGATCAAGGCGGCGCTGGAGCGCGCCGGCGTCGCCCCCGACCAGGTCCAGTACGTGATCATGGGGCAGGTGCTCCAGGCCGGTGCCGGGCAGATTCCGGCCCGCCAGGCGGCGGTCGAGGCCGGCATCCCGATGTCCGTGCCGGCGCTGACCGTCAACAAGGTCTGCCTCTCCGGCCTGGACGCGATCGCCCTGGCCGACCAGCTGATCCGCGCCGGCGAGTTCGACATCGTCGTCGCCGGCGGCATGGAGTCGATGACCAACGCCCCGCACCTGCTGCTCGGCCAGCGCGGCGGCTACAAGTACGGCGACGTGGTGGTCAAGGACCACATGGCGCTCGACGGGCTCACCGACGCCTGGGACAGCTGCGCGATGGGCGAGTCCACCGAGCGGCACAACGGACGGCACGGCATCACCCGCGAGGAGCAGGACGCGTTCGCCGCGGCCAGCCACCAGCGGGCCGCCGCCGCGCAGAAGAACGGCCACTTCGCCGACGAGATCACCCCGGTGGTCATCCCGCAGCGCAAGGGCGACCCGCTGGTGATCAGCGAGGACGAGGGGATCCGCCCGGACACCACCGTCGAGTCGCTGGCGAAGCTGCGCCCGGCGTTCGCCAAGGACGGCACGATCACCGCCGGCACCTCCTCGCCGATCTCCGACGGCGCCGCCGCGGTGGTCGTCATGAGCAAGGCCAAGGCCAAGGAGCTGGGGCTGACCTGGCTGGCCGAGATCGGCGCGCACGGCAACGTCGCGGGCCCGGACAACTCCCTGCACTCGCAGCCGTCCAACGCGATCCAGCACGCGCTCAAGAAGGGCGGGCTCGGCATCGAGGACCTGGACCTCATCGAGATCAACGAGGCGTTCGCCCAGGTCGGCATCCAGTCCACCCGTGACCTCGGGGTCAGCCCGGACAAGGTCAACGTCAACGGCGGGGCGATCGCGCTGGGCCACCCCATCGGCATGTCCGGCGCCCGGCTGGTGCTCACCCTCGCGCTGGAGCTCAAGCGCCGGGGCGGCGGCACGGGCGCGGCGGCGCTCTGCGGCGGCGGCGGCCAGGGCGACGCTCTGATCATCCACGTCCCGGCCCCCGGCGAGAGCGGTCACTGA
- the mce gene encoding methylmalonyl-CoA epimerase, producing the protein MAENSPVETAADYVTDIGLRRIDHVGVAVADLDAAIDFYQRTFGMRCVHTEVNAEQGVREAMLAVGPDAEGGCVQLLAPLTPESTIAKFLDKKGPGVQQVAYTVEDIDAACAKLRERGVKLLYDTPKRGTANSRVNFVHPKDAGGVLVELVEPAAGH; encoded by the coding sequence ATGGCTGAGAACTCCCCCGTCGAGACCGCTGCCGACTATGTCACAGACATCGGCCTGCGCCGCATCGACCACGTCGGGGTCGCCGTCGCAGACCTGGACGCCGCGATCGACTTCTACCAGCGCACCTTCGGAATGCGCTGCGTGCACACCGAGGTGAACGCCGAACAGGGCGTACGCGAGGCGATGCTGGCCGTCGGCCCGGACGCCGAGGGCGGCTGCGTGCAGCTGCTCGCCCCGCTGACCCCGGAGTCGACCATCGCCAAGTTCCTCGACAAGAAGGGCCCGGGCGTGCAGCAGGTGGCGTACACCGTCGAGGACATCGACGCCGCCTGCGCGAAGCTGCGCGAGCGGGGCGTGAAGCTGCTCTACGACACCCCGAAGCGCGGCACCGCGAACTCGCGGGTCAACTTCGTCCACCCGAAGGACGCCGGCGGGGTGCTGGTCGAACTCGTCGAGCCCGCCGCCGGGCACTGA
- the ccrA gene encoding crotonyl-CoA carboxylase/reductase: MQDILEAIMAAEGSDQPERELAGIAGLPVPESYRGVVVRADETRMFDGLATRDKDPRKALHVQEVPTPELGPGEALVAVMASAINYNTVWTSIFEPLPTFKFLQRYGRISELTRRHDLPYHVVGSDAAGVVLRTGSGVTRWKAGDEVVAHCLSVELEDAAGHDDTMLDPQQRIWGFETNFGGLAELAVVKANQLMPKPRHLSWEEAASPGLVNSTAYRQLVSHHGANMKQGDVVLIWGASGGLGGYATQMALNGGAIPVCVVSSPDKAELCRRMGAELVIDRAAEGFRFWKDEQTQDQDEWRRFGERIRELTGGDDPDIVFEHPGRETFGASVYVAKKGGTIVTCASTSGFLHQYDNRYLWMHLKRIIGSHFANYREAWEANRLVALGKVHPTVSKTYALEQTGQAAYEVHRNAHQGKVGVRCLAPSDGLGVRDRELRSRHEDAINRFRGH, translated from the coding sequence GTGCAGGACATCCTCGAAGCGATCATGGCGGCGGAGGGATCCGACCAACCGGAACGGGAGCTCGCCGGAATCGCCGGCCTGCCGGTACCCGAGTCGTACCGCGGCGTCGTGGTGCGCGCCGACGAGACCCGGATGTTCGACGGCCTGGCCACCCGGGACAAGGACCCGCGCAAGGCGCTGCACGTGCAGGAGGTGCCGACGCCGGAGCTGGGGCCGGGCGAGGCGCTGGTCGCGGTGATGGCGAGTGCGATCAACTACAACACGGTCTGGACCAGCATCTTCGAGCCGCTGCCGACCTTCAAGTTCCTCCAGCGCTACGGCCGGATCTCGGAGCTGACCCGCCGGCACGACCTGCCGTACCACGTGGTGGGCTCGGACGCGGCCGGCGTGGTGCTGCGCACCGGGTCCGGCGTGACCCGGTGGAAGGCCGGCGACGAGGTCGTCGCGCACTGCCTCTCCGTCGAGCTGGAGGACGCGGCCGGGCACGACGACACCATGCTGGACCCGCAGCAGCGGATCTGGGGCTTCGAGACCAACTTCGGCGGCCTCGCCGAGCTGGCCGTGGTCAAGGCCAACCAGCTGATGCCCAAGCCGCGCCACCTGAGCTGGGAGGAGGCGGCCAGCCCCGGGCTGGTCAACTCGACCGCGTACCGGCAGCTGGTGTCGCACCACGGGGCGAACATGAAGCAGGGCGACGTGGTGCTGATCTGGGGCGCCTCCGGCGGCCTGGGCGGCTACGCCACCCAGATGGCGCTCAACGGCGGGGCGATCCCGGTCTGCGTGGTCTCCTCCCCCGACAAGGCGGAGCTGTGCCGGCGGATGGGCGCCGAGCTGGTCATCGACCGGGCCGCCGAGGGATTCCGGTTCTGGAAGGACGAGCAGACCCAGGACCAGGACGAGTGGCGGCGCTTCGGCGAGCGGATCCGGGAGCTGACCGGCGGCGATGACCCGGACATCGTCTTCGAGCACCCGGGCCGGGAGACCTTCGGCGCGAGCGTCTACGTGGCCAAGAAGGGCGGCACCATCGTCACCTGCGCCTCCACCAGCGGCTTCCTGCACCAGTACGACAATCGCTACCTCTGGATGCACCTGAAGCGGATCATCGGCAGCCACTTCGCCAACTACCGGGAGGCGTGGGAGGCCAACCGGCTGGTGGCGCTGGGCAAGGTCCACCCCACCGTGTCGAAGACCTACGCGCTGGAGCAGACCGGCCAGGCCGCGTACGAGGTGCACCGCAACGCGCACCAGGGCAAGGTCGGCGTCCGCTGCCTCGCCCCGTCGGACGGGCTCGGCGTACGCGACCGCGAGCTGCGCTCCCGGCACGAGGACGCGATCAACCGGTTCCGCGGTCACTGA
- a CDS encoding cell division protein DivIVA, with amino-acid sequence MPQQSSPLAFFDNANSQPDFTVGLRGYNTHQVDDFIGRMTAALTQSEQARAEAEQRMNDAQRRLRQAEQRMSALEQKLADTNKQLEENSRPTLSGLGTRVEQILRLAEEQANDHRNEAKRESEGILSAARLEAREITDKARAEAAAMKANAEREAGSVRTAAEREAAEVRVQARREADTLRADADRETKQLRTVTAHEVAELKSTVEREVATMRATAEREITQQRAKAAREAEEKRAEATKLLTDARDKRDKDLQALELQLAERREKAEREESERHAAQVAQTQKLVSEAEQRAHAAQERAKEIEQRAEARRVESERTANETVDKAKALADKTLTEAKAEANRLLTEARTEAELTTQAARREVEDLTRQKDAVTSQLGQMLSGLAGIVPGVPAQPPAAQAKPEAKKADNADERVAAETAN; translated from the coding sequence ATGCCCCAGCAGTCCTCCCCTCTTGCGTTCTTCGATAACGCGAACTCGCAGCCCGATTTCACCGTTGGCCTGCGCGGCTACAACACCCACCAGGTCGATGACTTCATCGGCCGGATGACGGCCGCGCTGACCCAGTCCGAGCAGGCCCGCGCCGAGGCCGAGCAGCGGATGAACGACGCCCAGCGCCGCCTGCGCCAGGCCGAGCAGCGCATGAGCGCGCTGGAGCAGAAGCTCGCCGACACCAACAAGCAGCTCGAGGAGAACAGCCGGCCCACCCTCTCGGGCCTCGGCACCCGCGTCGAGCAGATCCTCCGGCTGGCCGAGGAGCAGGCCAACGACCACCGCAACGAGGCCAAGCGGGAGTCGGAGGGCATCCTCTCCGCCGCCCGCCTCGAGGCGCGCGAGATCACCGACAAGGCGCGCGCCGAGGCGGCGGCCATGAAGGCCAACGCCGAGCGGGAGGCGGGCAGCGTCCGCACCGCCGCCGAGCGCGAGGCCGCCGAGGTCCGCGTCCAGGCCCGGCGCGAGGCCGACACGCTGCGCGCCGACGCCGACCGGGAGACCAAGCAGCTGCGCACGGTCACCGCCCACGAGGTCGCCGAGCTGAAGTCCACCGTCGAGCGCGAGGTCGCCACCATGCGGGCCACCGCCGAGCGGGAGATCACCCAGCAGCGGGCGAAGGCCGCCCGCGAGGCCGAGGAGAAGCGCGCCGAGGCGACCAAGCTGCTCACCGACGCCCGCGACAAGCGCGACAAGGACCTCCAGGCCCTGGAGCTCCAGCTCGCCGAGCGCCGGGAGAAGGCCGAGCGCGAGGAGTCCGAGCGGCACGCCGCGCAGGTCGCCCAGACCCAGAAGCTGGTCAGCGAGGCCGAGCAGCGGGCGCACGCCGCGCAGGAGCGGGCCAAGGAGATCGAGCAGCGCGCCGAGGCCCGCCGGGTCGAGTCGGAGCGCACCGCCAACGAGACGGTCGACAAGGCCAAGGCGCTGGCCGACAAGACGCTCACCGAGGCCAAGGCCGAGGCGAACCGCCTGCTCACCGAGGCGCGCACCGAGGCCGAGCTGACCACCCAGGCGGCCCGCCGCGAGGTCGAGGACCTCACCCGGCAGAAGGACGCCGTCACCTCGCAGCTCGGCCAGATGCTCTCCGGCCTCGCCGGCATCGTGCCGGGCGTGCCCGCCCAGCCGCCGGCCGCACAGGCCAAGCCGGAGGCGAAGAAGGCCGACAACGCCGACGAGCGGGTGGCCGCGGAGACCGCCAACTGA
- a CDS encoding AI-2E family transporter has protein sequence MADDGPTASSGDREPGSAPGPGDRNRKPEHATAPEHTTAPEHATASEHATASEHTSAPEHAGRTTDTTGTTGDGGPAANGSGRFGTPGLPLKRSSFLVGFTGAAGVLLAYALYLGLRNAAGILVLVVIALFLAVGLHPAVVRLRSWGLPHGIAVAVVALTVVLLLCGGVFALVPPIVTQSGQFIEQLPSYLEALRRNETVNDLVIRYDLMERLQSAANADTVGQALGGVLGGAQLVFGTVFRGLTVLVLTIYFLAYFDRLRDLGYSLVPRSRRERVQLIGDEILAKVGAYMVGALSIAVLAGISTYVFALIVGLPYPFALAVVVAVTDLIPQIGATLGAVIVSLVGFATDLPVGIACAVFFLIYQQVENYLIYPKIMRRSVSVNEVAALVAALLGVSLLGVVGALIAIPAVAALQLILREVVLPRQESR, from the coding sequence ATGGCAGACGACGGACCGACGGCGTCGAGCGGCGACCGGGAACCCGGCAGCGCCCCCGGACCGGGCGACAGGAACCGGAAGCCGGAGCACGCCACCGCGCCCGAACACACCACCGCGCCGGAGCACGCCACCGCGTCCGAACACGCCACCGCGTCCGAGCACACCAGCGCGCCTGAGCACGCCGGCAGGACGACGGACACGACGGGCACGACGGGCGACGGCGGGCCGGCGGCGAACGGATCGGGCCGGTTCGGCACGCCGGGGTTGCCGCTGAAGCGCAGCAGCTTCCTGGTCGGCTTCACCGGCGCGGCCGGGGTGCTGCTCGCGTACGCCCTCTATCTGGGCCTGCGCAACGCGGCCGGCATCCTGGTCCTGGTGGTCATCGCGCTCTTCCTCGCCGTCGGCCTGCATCCCGCGGTGGTCCGGCTGCGGTCCTGGGGGCTGCCGCACGGGATCGCCGTGGCGGTGGTCGCGCTGACGGTCGTGCTGCTGCTCTGCGGTGGCGTGTTCGCCCTGGTGCCGCCGATCGTCACCCAGAGCGGGCAGTTCATCGAGCAGCTGCCGAGCTACCTGGAGGCGTTGCGCCGCAACGAGACGGTCAACGACCTGGTGATCCGGTACGACCTGATGGAGCGGTTGCAGAGCGCGGCCAACGCCGACACCGTCGGGCAGGCCCTCGGCGGGGTGCTCGGCGGCGCCCAGTTGGTCTTCGGCACCGTCTTCCGGGGGCTGACCGTGCTGGTGTTGACCATCTACTTCCTGGCCTACTTCGACCGGCTGCGCGACCTGGGCTACTCGCTGGTGCCCCGCTCGCGCCGGGAGCGGGTGCAGCTCATCGGGGACGAGATCCTGGCCAAGGTGGGCGCGTACATGGTCGGCGCGCTCAGCATCGCGGTGCTGGCCGGGATCTCCACGTACGTGTTCGCGCTGATCGTCGGGCTGCCGTACCCGTTCGCGCTCGCCGTGGTGGTCGCGGTGACGGACCTGATCCCGCAGATCGGCGCGACCCTGGGCGCGGTGATCGTCAGCCTGGTCGGTTTCGCCACGGACCTGCCGGTCGGCATCGCCTGTGCGGTGTTCTTCCTGATCTACCAGCAGGTGGAGAACTACCTGATCTATCCCAAGATCATGCGGCGGTCGGTGTCGGTCAACGAGGTGGCCGCCCTGGTGGCCGCCCTGCTCGGGGTCTCCCTGCTGGGGGTGGTGGGCGCGCTGATCGCGATCCCGGCGGTGGCCGCGCTCCAGCTCATCCTGCGGGAGGTGGTCCTGCCCCGGCAGGAGTCCCGCTGA
- a CDS encoding alpha/beta hydrolase, whose amino-acid sequence MSTPIRASSILPGHREDIELHTADGLRLVGELARPLDRAPVGTLVCLHPLPTHGGMMDSHVFRKAAWRLPALADLAVLRFNTRGTSSLRGTSEGAFDNAVGERFDVAAAIEYAEFHELPNVWLLGWSFGTDLTLKYGCDPAVVGAILLSPPLRFSAPADLEHWAESGKPLTALVPEFDDYLRPDEARERFAAVPQAEVVGVPGAKHLWVGDAETVLDEVVRRVNPAAAVPLPTTWDGPMETGDVSAYADRTVASFADRPVPGPPAGQAG is encoded by the coding sequence GTGAGCACACCGATCCGCGCGTCCTCCATCCTGCCCGGGCACCGCGAGGACATCGAGCTGCACACCGCGGACGGTCTGCGGCTCGTCGGCGAGCTGGCCCGGCCGCTGGATCGTGCGCCGGTGGGCACCCTCGTCTGCCTGCACCCGCTGCCGACGCACGGCGGGATGATGGACAGCCACGTGTTCCGCAAGGCGGCGTGGCGGCTGCCGGCCCTGGCCGACCTGGCGGTGCTCCGCTTCAACACCCGGGGGACCAGCAGCCTGCGCGGCACCAGCGAGGGGGCCTTCGACAACGCGGTCGGCGAGCGCTTCGACGTCGCCGCCGCCATCGAGTACGCCGAGTTCCACGAGCTGCCGAACGTCTGGCTGCTCGGCTGGTCGTTCGGCACCGACCTGACCCTCAAGTACGGCTGCGACCCGGCCGTCGTCGGGGCGATCCTGCTCTCCCCGCCGCTGCGCTTCTCCGCCCCGGCGGACCTGGAGCACTGGGCGGAGTCCGGCAAGCCGCTGACCGCGCTGGTGCCCGAGTTCGACGACTACCTGCGCCCCGACGAGGCCCGGGAGCGCTTCGCGGCGGTGCCGCAGGCCGAGGTGGTCGGGGTGCCCGGGGCGAAGCACCTCTGGGTCGGCGACGCCGAGACCGTGCTGGACGAGGTGGTCCGTCGGGTCAACCCGGCCGCCGCCGTGCCGCTGCCGACCACCTGGGACGGCCCGATGGAGACCGGCGACGTCAGCGCGTACGCCGACCGCACGGTGGCCTCCTTCGCGGACCGCCCGGTGCCCGGCCCGCCCGCCGGCCAGGCTGGCTGA